A stretch of the Coprobacillus cateniformis genome encodes the following:
- a CDS encoding MurR/RpiR family transcriptional regulator: MNFKEKISIHYTSLTPTEKRICTMIFDNPQIIIKNSIVEAGVLCHTSKSAILRFAKKLEYRGYSEFKYAVEEYYNKTHNDQPIPNNQETVLQQISTSYAQTIEALGLLDYEDKLKELASLIDSYTYVKAIGIGNSAFCANQLVYSLYSHNKFFDAVVDDVQFDYLSNCLTQDYLLIIFSVTGSSNTFSKLLKAAKNAGSKIVIISMNNDSPINHYADIQFILPSSISNLQNKIVLNQLDNRTTLYFFSEIISYYYGIYLEHK, from the coding sequence ATGAACTTTAAAGAAAAGATATCAATTCATTATACCTCATTAACACCTACTGAAAAAAGAATTTGTACAATGATATTTGATAATCCACAAATCATTATAAAAAATTCCATTGTTGAAGCAGGGGTTTTATGTCATACATCCAAATCTGCTATATTAAGATTTGCCAAGAAACTTGAATATCGTGGGTATAGTGAATTTAAATATGCTGTAGAAGAATACTATAATAAGACGCATAATGACCAACCTATTCCGAACAATCAAGAAACTGTTCTTCAGCAAATTTCTACATCTTATGCACAAACCATTGAGGCTCTAGGACTTTTAGATTATGAAGATAAATTAAAAGAATTAGCCTCTCTTATTGATAGTTATACATATGTAAAGGCTATAGGAATTGGAAATTCAGCATTTTGTGCTAATCAATTAGTATATTCTCTCTATTCTCACAACAAGTTTTTTGATGCAGTTGTTGATGATGTTCAATTTGATTATTTATCGAATTGCTTAACTCAAGATTATCTCTTAATTATATTTTCTGTTACAGGATCATCCAATACTTTTTCAAAGTTATTAAAAGCTGCTAAGAATGCTGGTTCAAAAATTGTTATAATCTCAATGAATAACGATTCACCTATAAATCATTATGCTGATATTCAATTTATTTTACCTTCAAGTATCTCTAATCTTCAAAATAAAATAGTTCTTAATCAATTAGACAATAGAACAACTCTCTATTTCTTCTCAGAAATTATTTCATATTACTATGGAATCTATCTAGAACATAAATGA
- a CDS encoding Nif3-like dinuclear metal center hexameric protein, whose amino-acid sequence MKIAEIISCLDKQGEWVNRSLTRDRLLIGDDEQEVNQVIVCWVATFDIIEKAINAKCHFIITHENPFYLESTLLPTNVRIAQHEKKALLEKNNIAVYRCHDLWDLYPEYGVRDQWAQLLKLNFEEAVQDSFIRIATDVNMSTLQLAKHITECIEPYFQYGIQIIGSQTKNIKRLGIGTGACTNIFEMCQKQVDACLVSDDGIDNWGAVQWAVDHHIPLLVVNHMTSEAAGMRGLKEYLNHQITGVEFIYEPNTYGIYNIGKDTSF is encoded by the coding sequence ATGAAAATAGCTGAGATAATAAGTTGTCTAGATAAGCAGGGAGAGTGGGTAAATAGATCACTTACTCGAGATAGATTACTGATAGGTGATGATGAACAAGAAGTTAATCAAGTTATTGTATGTTGGGTTGCAACATTTGATATTATAGAAAAGGCAATAAATGCAAAATGTCATTTTATCATTACACATGAAAATCCATTTTATTTAGAATCAACGTTATTACCAACAAATGTGAGAATTGCCCAGCACGAAAAAAAAGCATTATTAGAAAAAAATAATATCGCAGTGTATCGCTGTCATGATTTATGGGATCTTTATCCAGAATATGGTGTCCGAGATCAATGGGCACAATTATTAAAACTGAATTTTGAAGAAGCAGTGCAAGACAGTTTTATTCGTATAGCAACTGATGTCAATATGAGTACTTTACAATTAGCGAAACACATTACAGAGTGTATAGAACCATATTTCCAATATGGCATTCAAATCATTGGAAGTCAAACGAAAAACATTAAGCGTTTGGGGATAGGAACTGGAGCATGTACAAATATATTTGAAATGTGTCAAAAACAAGTTGATGCTTGCTTGGTTAGTGATGATGGAATTGATAATTGGGGAGCAGTTCAATGGGCTGTTGATCATCATATTCCGCTTTTAGTTGTTAATCATATGACAAGTGAAGCAGCAGGGATGAGAGGGTTAAAAGAGTATTTAAATCATCAAATAACAGGAGTAGAGTTTATTTATGAACCAAATACTTATGGAATTTATAATATAGGAAAAGACACTTCATTTTAG
- a CDS encoding PTS sugar transporter subunit IIC: MDKLKVFFDKFQNVMEEKVVPVATRIASQKHLSALRDGLTILIPFTVIGGISLMIANPPVDLEVMKPTNFFFQFMIMWKNWATDWATLLTIPFHLTIGIISVYVVLGISYRFSKYYKMEALPNSLTALFVFLCVAGVPQSINEGSFIDVSGLGASSMFAAIIIALLVIEINHWMIIKNLKISMPKGVPPMVAGPFEVLLPLVVNTILFIVLDQVIFMITGSGLTNLVFTIFSPLISATASLPSMLFIVVLTVVFWFFGIHGDNMVSAITTPIFTGNLVANLDAYNAGKDIPNIIAGNFTFIFGLAIVYLAILFNMNFICKNKRLRSLGKLAIPSSLFNINEPLVFGVPTVLNILTFIPSVICIIINVAIAYGATSVGFMNRTCMSVPWTLPAPLYAFLSTLDWRAIVVWIGLFIINVIIFIPFMKSYDKQMDIEEQSSME, translated from the coding sequence ATGGATAAATTAAAAGTGTTTTTCGACAAGTTTCAAAATGTTATGGAAGAGAAAGTTGTTCCAGTTGCAACGAGGATTGCATCTCAAAAGCATTTATCTGCTTTGAGGGATGGATTGACTATTCTTATTCCGTTTACAGTCATTGGTGGGATATCATTAATGATTGCAAATCCACCTGTGGATTTAGAGGTGATGAAACCAACAAACTTCTTTTTTCAGTTTATGATTATGTGGAAGAATTGGGCTACTGATTGGGCAACGTTATTAACGATTCCATTTCATCTAACTATTGGAATTATTTCGGTATATGTTGTTTTAGGTATTTCGTATCGTTTTTCTAAATATTATAAAATGGAAGCTTTACCTAACAGTTTAACAGCATTATTTGTATTTCTATGTGTTGCAGGAGTCCCACAAAGTATCAATGAGGGTTCGTTTATAGATGTGAGTGGTTTAGGAGCTTCTTCAATGTTTGCAGCAATTATTATTGCTTTATTGGTTATTGAAATCAATCATTGGATGATTATAAAAAACTTAAAAATTTCAATGCCTAAAGGTGTACCACCAATGGTTGCTGGACCATTTGAAGTATTATTGCCACTTGTTGTAAATACAATTTTATTTATTGTTTTAGATCAAGTTATTTTCATGATAACAGGAAGTGGCTTAACAAATCTCGTATTCACTATATTTTCACCATTAATATCTGCAACGGCTTCATTACCATCAATGTTATTTATTGTTGTATTAACAGTTGTCTTCTGGTTCTTTGGAATTCATGGGGACAATATGGTGAGTGCCATTACAACACCTATTTTTACAGGTAATTTGGTTGCTAATCTTGATGCATATAATGCAGGAAAAGATATTCCAAATATCATAGCAGGAAACTTTACATTTATATTTGGACTTGCAATTGTCTATTTAGCCATTTTATTTAATATGAATTTTATATGCAAGAATAAAAGATTGCGTTCTTTAGGTAAATTAGCGATTCCATCTTCTTTGTTTAATATTAATGAACCATTGGTATTTGGGGTGCCAACAGTTCTCAATATTTTAACATTTATACCAAGTGTTATATGTATCATAATCAATGTTGCAATAGCATATGGGGCAACATCAGTAGGCTTTATGAATAGAACATGTATGAGTGTACCATGGACATTACCAGCACCACTTTATGCATTTTTATCAACCTTAGATTGGCGTGCTATTGTTGTATGGATAGGATTATTTATCATAAATGTTATTATCTTTATACCATTTATGAAGAGTTATGATAAACAAATGGATATTGAGGAACAAAGTTCAATGGAATAG
- a CDS encoding ABC transporter ATP-binding protein/permease: MLQIKHLSKIYKSKNVEVHALNDINLEIQDKGMVFILGKSGSGKSTLLNVLGGLDQFNEGEIIICGKSSQNFKQSDFDSYRNTFIGFIFQEYNVMDNFTVKENIELALQLQGKKVEQTVIQSILEEVDLQGLEDRKPNELSGGQLQRVAIARALIKNPEIIMADEPTGALDSHTGKQVFDTLKKLSKNKLVLIVSHDKEFAKYYADRIIELADGKIISDTSKESIAPKKINNGISILEDEFINIENSKQLTDEDIQEIVNRLKTHDGETVISFNQNTNKEIKKTNHIDDSGNLEVFHKTSKKHLNMKDYASKTISFIKSKLPFKSSMKIALSNLKLKPFRLFITIMLSVSSFTLFGFTNTLSQYNKETTTFHSMKDSQVNYISIGKTEKMGTENYTYEAPTKLKKEDYQNLQKKYPTLHFTNTFSSNVSTSLDVTQHIEKIAKLSGNNEQMFYQTSFSALAQIDNEMIKANQFTFKGRLPQNDTEIVITEFLANTFKQLGYQITDAKGNTNHNNIQSSEDLIGRILKLTVNDKEINFRISGILDTHIDLSRYESLKEDKEQNFSQYYLSTELQTLLYNSYHCLGYVSDSRLQDAIDNYNVYVTQTNGRYMDINYEDNYYNPESFYRYDDINKDQLIDFNNGGSFYVNYQTIKNIRFGNTTIQDYVNQNITNSSNEKEMMRIIKEAVKKYESQIVNSKIKLSISSDTYLENIIDKIAGVYIDLSHEESHSFVLKDTLIQKYNLKTDGYSECLIAPMVDDEMLKDIISYTYNDNIDQSSYVLNNQVMPMLSSVNSVISTLENVFFYIGIGFAVFASIMFCNFIATSIANKKREIGILRAVGARGIDVLKIFLNESLMIAVINWILSVIACFAGVTLINQYIRNEFGVLVTILNFGLLQIVLLLMISIAVACIASAIPVYKISKKKPIDAIKDRK, encoded by the coding sequence ATGTTACAAATTAAGCATTTATCTAAGATATATAAATCTAAAAATGTTGAAGTCCATGCTCTTAACGATATAAATCTTGAAATTCAAGACAAAGGTATGGTTTTTATTTTAGGTAAAAGTGGAAGTGGAAAGTCTACTCTTTTAAATGTTTTAGGAGGGTTAGATCAATTTAATGAAGGTGAAATTATTATTTGTGGGAAATCGAGTCAGAATTTTAAACAGAGTGACTTTGATTCTTATAGAAATACTTTCATAGGATTTATTTTTCAAGAGTACAATGTTATGGATAACTTTACTGTGAAAGAAAACATTGAACTGGCTTTACAGCTTCAGGGTAAGAAAGTTGAACAAACTGTTATCCAAAGCATTCTTGAAGAAGTTGATTTGCAAGGACTTGAAGATCGTAAACCTAATGAGTTATCAGGTGGTCAATTGCAAAGAGTCGCAATTGCCAGAGCATTGATTAAGAATCCTGAAATTATTATGGCTGATGAACCAACTGGTGCACTTGATAGTCATACAGGAAAACAGGTCTTTGATACCCTTAAAAAACTATCTAAAAACAAACTCGTTTTAATTGTTTCACATGATAAAGAATTTGCTAAATATTATGCTGATCGTATTATTGAATTAGCAGATGGAAAAATCATTAGTGATACAAGTAAGGAAAGTATTGCTCCAAAAAAAATCAATAATGGTATTTCTATTTTAGAAGATGAATTCATAAATATAGAGAACTCGAAACAATTGACAGATGAAGATATTCAGGAAATTGTCAATAGATTAAAGACACATGATGGTGAAACTGTTATATCATTTAATCAAAATACAAACAAAGAGATTAAGAAAACTAACCATATTGATGATAGTGGAAATTTAGAAGTTTTTCATAAAACTTCTAAAAAACATCTCAATATGAAAGATTATGCATCCAAAACGATATCCTTTATCAAATCAAAACTACCTTTTAAAAGTTCTATGAAGATAGCATTATCTAATCTGAAATTAAAACCATTTCGATTATTTATAACGATAATGCTATCTGTATCTTCTTTTACTCTCTTTGGATTTACGAATACGCTTTCTCAATACAACAAAGAGACAACAACATTTCACTCCATGAAGGATAGCCAAGTTAATTATATTTCAATTGGAAAAACAGAAAAAATGGGTACTGAAAATTACACTTATGAGGCACCTACAAAACTTAAGAAAGAAGATTATCAAAATCTTCAAAAGAAATATCCAACGCTTCATTTTACAAATACATTTTCTAGTAATGTTTCAACAAGTTTAGATGTTACACAACATATTGAGAAAATAGCTAAGTTATCTGGAAATAATGAACAAATGTTTTATCAAACTTCATTCTCTGCATTAGCACAAATTGATAATGAAATGATTAAGGCCAATCAATTTACTTTCAAAGGCCGTCTACCACAAAATGATACTGAAATTGTTATAACTGAATTTCTAGCAAATACTTTTAAACAATTGGGATATCAAATAACTGATGCAAAAGGAAATACAAATCATAATAATATTCAATCATCAGAAGATTTGATAGGAAGAATATTAAAATTAACTGTAAATGATAAAGAGATTAATTTTAGAATCTCTGGTATTTTAGATACACATATTGATTTATCTAGATATGAAAGCCTTAAGGAAGATAAGGAGCAGAATTTCTCTCAATACTATTTATCTACTGAACTACAAACTTTATTATATAACAGTTATCATTGCTTAGGCTATGTAAGCGATTCTCGTTTACAGGATGCTATTGATAATTACAATGTTTATGTAACGCAAACAAATGGAAGATATATGGATATTAATTATGAAGATAATTACTACAATCCTGAATCTTTCTATCGATATGATGACATCAATAAAGATCAACTTATAGATTTTAATAATGGTGGTAGTTTCTATGTCAATTATCAAACGATTAAGAATATACGTTTTGGTAATACAACAATTCAAGATTATGTGAATCAAAATATAACTAATTCTTCAAATGAAAAAGAAATGATGCGTATCATTAAAGAGGCAGTAAAAAAATATGAGTCTCAGATTGTTAATTCTAAAATCAAATTATCTATCTCTTCTGACACATACTTAGAAAATATCATTGATAAAATTGCAGGTGTCTATATTGATTTGTCTCATGAAGAAAGTCACAGTTTTGTTTTAAAAGATACTCTCATCCAAAAATACAATCTTAAAACTGATGGTTACTCTGAATGCCTTATTGCTCCTATGGTTGATGATGAGATGTTAAAAGATATCATTTCATACACATATAATGATAACATAGATCAATCAAGTTATGTTCTTAATAATCAGGTCATGCCTATGTTATCTTCTGTCAATTCAGTTATATCTACTTTAGAAAATGTATTCTTTTATATAGGAATTGGCTTTGCGGTCTTTGCTTCCATCATGTTCTGTAATTTCATTGCCACAAGTATTGCTAATAAAAAACGTGAAATAGGTATTTTAAGGGCAGTGGGAGCACGTGGTATAGATGTTCTTAAAATATTCTTAAATGAAAGTTTGATGATTGCAGTTATTAACTGGATACTCTCAGTTATTGCATGTTTTGCTGGAGTCACTTTAATCAATCAATATATTAGAAATGAATTTGGGGTGCTTGTGACAATTCTTAATTTTGGATTGTTACAAATTGTATTACTTCTTATGATTTCTATTGCGGTTGCTTGTATAGCATCAGCTATTCCAGTTTATAAGATATCTAAGAAAAAGCCAATTGATGCAATTAAAGATAGAAAGTAA
- the hslO gene encoding Hsp33 family molecular chaperone HslO → MKDYLVRGIVESKNCRVFACQTTNLLEEARAKHGLWPTASAALGRVMSATLMMGAMNKNNEKMTITINGGGPIGTILATTHSDGKIKAFVANPEVHYTYNDTGKLAVGVAVGKEGSLQVIKDMGLKEPFVGTVPLQSGEIGDDFSYYFMASEQIPSVVSVGVLVNDTNEILSSGGFIIQLLPNATDEDIQFIEERMKDFPPVSALIHEGKTPEDILKVIFEDVEILATQDLFFECDCSKDKMATALMTVGKDEIQAMIDEDHGCEMKCQFCNEKYQFNEDDLNEILKEID, encoded by the coding sequence ATGAAAGATTATTTAGTAAGAGGAATTGTTGAATCAAAGAATTGCCGTGTCTTTGCATGTCAGACAACAAATCTTTTAGAAGAAGCAAGAGCAAAACATGGATTATGGCCAACGGCCTCTGCAGCATTAGGGCGTGTTATGTCTGCGACTCTTATGATGGGTGCTATGAATAAAAATAATGAAAAAATGACTATTACAATTAATGGTGGAGGTCCAATTGGAACAATCTTAGCAACGACACATAGTGATGGGAAAATTAAAGCCTTTGTAGCAAATCCTGAAGTTCATTATACATATAATGATACAGGTAAATTAGCCGTTGGTGTTGCAGTAGGGAAAGAGGGTTCATTACAAGTTATTAAAGATATGGGATTAAAAGAACCCTTTGTTGGAACTGTTCCGTTACAGAGTGGTGAAATCGGAGATGATTTTTCATATTATTTTATGGCTTCTGAACAGATACCTTCAGTTGTTTCTGTTGGTGTTCTAGTGAATGATACTAATGAGATATTATCAAGTGGTGGTTTTATTATTCAATTGTTACCTAATGCAACAGATGAAGATATTCAATTTATTGAAGAAAGAATGAAAGATTTCCCACCTGTTTCTGCTTTAATCCATGAAGGAAAAACACCAGAGGACATCTTAAAAGTTATTTTTGAAGATGTAGAAATCTTAGCAACCCAAGATTTATTCTTTGAATGTGATTGTTCAAAAGATAAAATGGCAACAGCTTTAATGACAGTTGGTAAAGATGAAATACAAGCAATGATAGATGAAGATCATGGTTGTGAAATGAAATGTCAATTCTGTAATGAGAAATATCAATTTAATGAAGATGATTTGAATGAAATTCTTAAAGAAATAGATTAG
- the ftsH gene encoding ATP-dependent zinc metalloprotease FtsH, translating into MNNKNKSLFKAIMPWLVVIILLSSLVPLLNTGKSSAVNYNEFVSILDKQKVTEMTVMPGIYVTSVEGKYTKNEKGKDVTYAFKTNVPQTDEELNSLMQLLEDKGIKVSVLDAKSENMLMDTILGLLPYVLLIGVMIFVMRSIGGGGGANAKAFDFGNSRAKLEKDSNTKFADVAGADEEKEELTELVDFLKNPKKFVSMGAKIPRGVLLVGPPGTGKTLLARAVAGEANVPFYSISGSEFVEMFVGVGAGRVRDMFKKAKQNAPCIIFIDEIDAVGRQRGTGVGGGHDEREQTLNQLLVEMDGFSGNEGIIILAATNRADVLDPALLRPGRFDRQIQVANPDKRARAEILRVHARNKKFAPDVNFDNVAQRTPGFSGAELANVLNEAALLAVRQGHQLITLDDVDEAIDRVIGGPAKKSRKYTEHERKIVAYHEAGHAIIGLTLEHANKVQKVTIIPRGNAGGYNLMTPKEETYLQTKSQLMASITGYMGGRVAEEVFFGDVTSGAHNDIEQATRIARLMVTELGMSDLGPIKYASGQNAVFLGRDYSSQDNSHSGQIAFEIDQQVRKIIDGCYAECKEIIEAQKDKLVTIANALLEHETLNNEQIESLYNTGVMLEMHDGKVDDTQDHQDITFPDAPKTPDPVDLDDDLLDEMK; encoded by the coding sequence ATGAATAACAAAAATAAGAGTTTATTTAAAGCGATAATGCCTTGGTTAGTTGTCATTATCTTATTGAGTTCACTTGTGCCATTGTTAAACACAGGAAAGTCAAGTGCAGTCAATTACAATGAGTTTGTTTCCATTTTAGACAAACAAAAAGTTACTGAAATGACAGTTATGCCAGGTATTTACGTGACAAGTGTAGAAGGAAAGTACACAAAAAATGAAAAAGGAAAAGATGTCACTTATGCATTTAAGACAAATGTTCCGCAAACTGATGAAGAATTAAATTCATTGATGCAGTTATTAGAAGATAAAGGCATTAAGGTTAGTGTTCTAGATGCTAAAAGTGAAAATATGTTAATGGATACCATTTTAGGATTGCTTCCTTATGTTTTATTAATTGGTGTCATGATATTTGTAATGAGAAGTATTGGTGGTGGCGGTGGAGCCAATGCCAAAGCTTTCGATTTTGGAAACTCACGTGCGAAGTTAGAAAAAGACAGCAATACAAAATTTGCTGACGTTGCTGGTGCTGATGAAGAAAAAGAAGAATTAACTGAATTGGTTGATTTCTTAAAGAATCCTAAGAAGTTTGTAAGTATGGGGGCTAAAATTCCAAGAGGTGTTTTATTGGTAGGGCCACCAGGTACAGGGAAAACTTTACTTGCGAGAGCAGTTGCTGGTGAAGCCAACGTTCCATTCTATTCAATTTCAGGTTCTGAATTCGTAGAAATGTTTGTTGGTGTAGGTGCTGGACGTGTTCGTGATATGTTTAAAAAAGCCAAACAAAATGCTCCATGTATCATTTTTATTGATGAAATTGATGCAGTTGGTAGACAAAGAGGAACTGGTGTTGGTGGTGGACATGATGAACGTGAACAAACTTTAAATCAGTTATTAGTAGAAATGGATGGATTTAGTGGTAATGAGGGTATTATTATTTTAGCTGCGACAAACCGTGCTGATGTTTTAGATCCTGCATTACTTCGTCCAGGACGTTTTGATAGACAAATTCAGGTTGCTAATCCTGATAAGAGAGCAAGAGCAGAAATCTTAAGAGTTCATGCGAGAAACAAGAAGTTTGCACCAGATGTGAATTTTGATAATGTTGCTCAGCGTACTCCGGGATTCTCTGGTGCTGAATTAGCAAATGTGTTAAATGAAGCTGCTTTATTAGCAGTAAGACAAGGTCATCAATTAATTACTTTAGATGATGTTGATGAAGCGATTGATCGTGTTATTGGTGGACCTGCGAAAAAATCTCGTAAGTATACTGAACATGAAAGAAAAATTGTTGCTTATCATGAAGCTGGACATGCGATTATCGGTTTGACTTTAGAACATGCCAATAAGGTTCAGAAGGTAACTATCATTCCAAGAGGGAATGCTGGTGGATATAACTTGATGACACCTAAAGAGGAAACATATTTACAGACTAAATCTCAGTTAATGGCTAGTATCACTGGCTATATGGGTGGACGTGTGGCTGAAGAAGTCTTCTTTGGTGATGTCACTTCAGGTGCTCATAATGATATTGAACAGGCAACAAGAATTGCAAGATTAATGGTTACAGAATTAGGTATGTCTGATTTAGGTCCAATTAAATATGCATCTGGACAAAATGCGGTATTCTTAGGGAGAGATTACTCTTCACAGGATAACTCACATTCAGGACAAATTGCATTTGAAATTGATCAGCAAGTACGCAAGATTATTGATGGGTGTTATGCTGAATGTAAGGAGATTATTGAAGCTCAAAAGGATAAATTAGTGACAATTGCCAATGCTTTATTAGAACATGAAACTTTAAATAATGAACAAATTGAATCATTATACAATACAGGTGTTATGTTAGAAATGCATGATGGTAAAGTAGATGATACTCAAGATCATCAAGATATCACATTCCCTGATGCGCCTAAGACTCCTGATCCAGTAGACTTAGATGATGATTTATTAGATGAAATGAAATAA
- the hpt gene encoding hypoxanthine phosphoribosyltransferase yields MHKDVKEILYTQDEISQKCKELGKLIMNDYHDKNLVLVGLLKGSVPFLAELSKYVNLDVTFDYMDVSSYEGTEPRTITIKKDLDQDVKGKDILLVEDILDTGKTLSTVKAMLEERGAATVEIVTMLDKKEGRTFPIEAKYVGFEIPNAFVIGFGLDFDEKYRNLPYVGILKEECYQ; encoded by the coding sequence ATGCATAAAGATGTAAAGGAAATTTTATATACCCAAGATGAAATTTCTCAGAAATGTAAAGAATTAGGAAAGTTAATTATGAATGACTATCATGATAAGAATTTGGTCTTAGTAGGTTTGCTGAAAGGTTCTGTTCCTTTCTTGGCAGAGCTTTCTAAGTATGTAAATCTTGATGTCACTTTTGATTATATGGATGTGAGCAGTTATGAAGGTACTGAACCTCGTACAATCACTATCAAGAAAGATCTTGATCAGGATGTCAAAGGTAAAGATATTTTATTGGTTGAAGATATTTTAGATACTGGAAAAACTTTGTCAACAGTGAAAGCAATGTTAGAAGAACGTGGAGCAGCAACTGTTGAAATTGTAACAATGCTTGATAAAAAAGAAGGAAGAACTTTCCCGATAGAAGCTAAATATGTTGGTTTTGAAATTCCAAATGCATTTGTTATTGGATTTGGGTTAGATTTTGATGAAAAATATAGAAACTTACCATATGTTGGTATTCTTAAAGAAGAATGTTATCAATAA
- the tilS gene encoding tRNA lysidine(34) synthetase TilS — protein MNEKLLNKTSYYVIGVSGGCDSMYLLDTLRKKGYHLLVAHVNYNYRHDSYIDYELVCDYCATHGLPFYYKQFHEADYHDGNFQDQARTLRYRFYKEIYKLYKCDGLILGHHLDDHLETVYMQLERHNTVHYLGIKEESYVQDMRVIRPLMRSYKDEILQVCHEQHIEYHDDYTNFEIDFERDRIRNTILKHYTKTQKENLFKKAQEHNQRIKELEFKVNPYYQQYKADGQIYYYYIPSDLRKLFLYLILKDVMHPQLISHSLIDEIEHQINSVKPNIQMNLPVNYLFIKEYDNVYIIDKEKTKGYYYEFKEYIPFGCEHFHLLENGHINEGVYLSPNDYPITIRTMQDGDSIMTSSGTKKLSRLFINAKIPALKRKTWPVVLNKDKTIILVPHIAKNIDYLTTKPNVFVIK, from the coding sequence GTGAATGAAAAACTATTAAATAAAACTTCATATTATGTCATTGGTGTTTCTGGTGGCTGTGATTCTATGTACTTATTGGATACTTTAAGAAAAAAGGGATATCACTTACTTGTTGCGCATGTGAATTATAATTATCGTCATGATAGTTATATTGATTATGAACTGGTTTGTGATTATTGTGCAACTCATGGTTTGCCTTTTTACTATAAGCAGTTTCATGAAGCTGATTATCATGATGGAAACTTTCAAGATCAGGCACGTACATTGAGATATCGTTTTTATAAAGAAATATATAAACTTTATAAATGTGATGGATTAATTCTCGGACATCATCTTGATGATCATTTAGAAACTGTATATATGCAATTAGAACGCCATAATACAGTCCATTATCTTGGAATTAAGGAAGAAAGTTATGTCCAGGATATGCGCGTGATTAGGCCTCTTATGAGGAGTTATAAAGATGAAATATTACAAGTCTGTCATGAGCAGCATATTGAGTATCATGATGATTATACAAACTTTGAAATTGATTTTGAACGTGATAGAATTAGAAATACAATCTTAAAACATTATACCAAAACGCAAAAAGAAAATCTGTTTAAAAAAGCTCAGGAACATAATCAAAGAATCAAAGAATTAGAGTTTAAAGTTAACCCTTATTACCAACAATATAAAGCAGATGGACAAATTTACTATTACTATATTCCATCTGACTTAAGAAAACTATTCTTATATTTAATTTTGAAAGATGTCATGCACCCCCAATTAATTTCTCATTCATTAATTGATGAAATTGAACATCAGATTAATAGTGTTAAACCAAATATTCAAATGAACTTACCAGTTAATTATCTGTTCATAAAAGAATACGATAATGTTTATATCATCGATAAAGAAAAAACCAAGGGCTATTACTATGAATTTAAGGAATATATTCCTTTTGGTTGTGAACACTTTCATTTATTGGAAAATGGACACATTAATGAAGGTGTATATTTAAGCCCAAATGATTATCCTATTACAATAAGGACAATGCAAGATGGCGATAGTATTATGACTTCTTCAGGAACAAAGAAGCTTTCTCGCTTATTTATTAATGCAAAAATACCTGCATTAAAGAGAAAAACATGGCCAGTTGTGTTAAATAAGGATAAAACTATTATTCTAGTCCCACATATTGCAAAAAACATTGATTATTTGACTACAAAACCTAATGTATTTGTGATAAAATAG